In Pseudomonadota bacterium, the genomic stretch GCAAACAGAATAGTTCAGAGCTGCTTTCCCCTCCCACCCCGACTCATGGGTATCATATTCCGCTTCCCCCATGAGAGAAAATCGGGGAGTAATAGCAAACTCCTTTTCAAAACTAATCCGGGCGCCGCTATCAGAATCGACCCAGAGGCGGGTTTCAATGAGGAACGGCATCAAATAATGAATGCCCAGGATAACCCGGGTATGATCTATTTCACTTTCTTCACCCAAGATGTCGGCTCCGGCAAATATTGAGAAAAATCGATTAAAATACCGGTCCCAGATGAATATTCCCTCCCACTCGGTTTCATCCACCTCCTGCCATCCAACCTCCCATTCAAAGGTCAAATTATTCCGGGTATCAGCAATAGTAATAAAGCCCTCAGTCATACTGCTCAAAATTTCCGCTTGACCCCAAAAATACCACGACTCGTTATAAAGCGTGGGGCGTATTTGAGTGACCTCTTGAGGCGGCGTGAATTTGTCGTAATGGACAACACGGGTCATGCCGCTTTCCATGTGATAAAGGAGATGACAGTGAAAAAACCAGTCACCAGGCTCATTGGCGTCAAATTCAATGACCGTGGTGGACATGGGCGCAACATCAACCGTATGTTTAAGCGGTGAATAATCACCCTGGCCATTGATCACCCGGAAAAAATGACCGTGCAGATGCATGGGATGGTGCATCATGGTCCGGTTGATCATTATGAACCGGACGATCTCTCCTTCACGAATCAGGATGGAATCACTTTCGGAAAGAGCTTTCTTGTTAATAAACCAGACATAGCGCTCCATGTCACCATCCAGGGTGAGACGGATATCCCGTACAGTTTTGCCCTGATCAAACGCAGTCTTTTGAGTGGCTCGCAGTTGTTTGTACGGCGGCCATGGGCGTTCGTCACCCATACCATCCATCGCCAGATTTTCTGAAGATGAGACATCGGAAGCCAACGGCAGGAAATTATTGCTGAATTTCTTACCGCTGGCATTGACCTGGTGGCCGGACTTTTTCATTTTGCTATGATGCATCTCCATCATTTTATGATCTTGATGGATCATTTTTGACATCGACTCTTCATCATGCTGCATCCCTGTCATATCTGAAGATCCATGCTTCATATCAGATTCGCCGTGTGAATCATGTTCTCCCTTCCCTTTGCCTTCAGAAGAATGGTCCATTTCCCCTTGCCCCATGGAATGGTCCATACCTTCCATGCCACCCATTGAGTGCATGCTCATCATACTTCCGGGTTTGTCAAATTCTCCGGCTTCAACGGCTCTATCGGGCATATCCATGCTACCCGCAGGCGTAAATGCAAAAATATTTTTCAGGCTCAAATTTCCCATGGCATGATAAAGATTCGGATGCGGCACATCAGGCGCCGGATGAAAAACACCGTCCCCTATCTTCACAGAGGTAAAACCTGATGCATCATGGGCTGTGGCCCTGAACTCATAAGCTCCTTTTTCGGGGATTTTGATGAGGACATCATAGGTTTCAGCAACCCCGATCAGAAACCGTTGCATTTTTAGCGGTTCAACATCAATACCGTCCGCTGTTATGATTTCCATGGGGCCGCCGGAAAACTCCAGATGGAAAAAAGTAGTGGCCGATCCGTCAATGATGCGCAGGCGCACGGTGTCGCCCGGTTCTGCAGTGAGATTTACTTCCGGCTTGCCATTAACTAAAAACCTATCATATGCCACGTCCGCGATATCCATGGCAGGCATGCGCTGCAGTTCACGCGTGAAATAATCCCCGAACATGCCAAGCATTGCAGCCCCGATAATACTTTGGCCGCTCCCCTTTTCCATGGCATACCATTCACTTCCACGCTTCAAGGTTTTGAGAATCGCATGTGGATCTTCGTCGGACCAGTCGGAAAGTAAAATGACATAATCCCGGTCGACCTGAAATCGTTTCTGTGGTGGCTCAATAACAATAGAACCATACACTCCCCGTTGTTCCTGCAGCATTGTATGTGAATGATACCAGTATGTACCGCTTTGACGGATGGGAAATTCATAGACAAAGGTGGTTCCCGGCGCGATGGGAGGAAAGCTGATATACGGCACGCCATCCATTCCAGGCGGCACCAGGAGACCATGCCAGTGAATGGATGTATCCACATCCATTTTGTTATGGACCTTGATACGAGCAAAATCGCCTTCCTGAAACCGTAAAGTTGGGCCTGGGATTCCACCATTGACTGTCATGGCCCAGGTTGTTTTCCCAGTGAAATCGATCTGCTCCTGGGCGATAGTCAACTGATATTCTCTTGTTTGAGAAGAAGCATCCTTTGCAAAACTGGCAGCACCCAATAACATCACAAACAAAAAAAATATTTTTTTATAGGTTTTTATCGGTTTCTCCTCTTAATGTTCCCCTGATCTTGATCGCATCAAGACCATGATCGAAAGTAAAGAACAAGCAAGCCTGACATATTGCATCGATACTCGAATTCATCTGACCTTCTTATTCACTTTGATGGATATCTTGGGAGCACAGAACTCTCAGCGCTCCCGACAAACCGTCTTTTCATTCTTATTCTTTAGGCATCTTATCTGCCAATGTTTTTTGAATCTCCGCCATTTCCTTTTCCATTTTCTTCAAATCACCAAGGGTTGTTGCCGGATTCCTTGAGGCCTCGAAATACTTGAACTTCATATCATGGAGTTTCTTTCTGAGTTGCAAAGTATCATCAAAAAATTTCTGATATTCTTCCGGAAGGTTATACCCCAGCATCATTCCAGATCCCATCATGCCGCAGGAACCCATTCCTCCCATCATCATATCCATCATCCCGCCGCCCATCATGCCGCCGGATTTACCTCCCATCTTCATGTCCATCATGCCACCGCCCATCATTCCGGATGCTTTCTGCCCGCCCTGAGAGGGCATCTCTTTCATCATCTGGTCACCGGTGCCACTGCTTTTCCCTTCCATGGCATGATGACTCTCTTCGGCGCTTGCCGTGGTAAGCATCAAGGAGAATGCCGCAATAATCAGTAAACCTTTAAGCCAGTTATTTTTCATATTCCGTCTCCTTTAAATTGTTAATATTTACTCAGTTCGCGATATGCGAATCACAAATCAGGCGTTTGCACAAAGTCTCAACCATCAATAAATAATTACTCGATGGTACTATTAGAGTGCTAATCAGTAAGACAAATTTGACGAATGGCGGGGAACAGGGAGAATCAGCGAAATATCCAGATTGAGAAAGTCTGCTTCCTTTTGTTATTGTATGAGTTATCTTCTTATGAAGAGTTATTAATTGTCCAGTAAAAAAATTTCCAAGCAAACGACAACAACTTTTCAGATAAGATTAGATGTTTGGCGACGTCCGCATTTAAAATTGCTTTCAAGTGAGTACCATTACTGTCTCACGATCCGGTCATAATTCTAAAAATTGAGGTATGCCATGCCGTCTTCCATGCTCGGGCAACAGATCCCCATTTTCAGTCTCACAGACACGGAAGGAGTTGTACACCGCCTTACGGATTATTCAACTTCCTGGTTACTCATGGTCTTTCATCGGCACCTGGGTTGACTGCCCTGCAGGGGACACCTATCGCAGTTGCGGCAGCATGAGAAGGAATTTGAAATGCTTAATGTCAAAGTGGTTGTGGTTACCTTCGAAACTGGATTTCTTGCCCGGGCCTATATTGATGAGACCGGACTCAAATGGCCGGTCCTGCTTGATGAAACCCGTGAACAATATCGAGTCTACGGCATGCTGAATGCCGGTTTTTGGGATATCTGGGGTCCGAGTACCTGGTGGGCCTACATGAAGGAAATCGCCAGAGGCAACTTCCCGAAAAAACCGCACGATAAAACAGATGTAAGCCAACGCGGCGGAGACATCCTCATCGACCCGGCGGGAACCGTCAGA encodes the following:
- a CDS encoding multicopper oxidase domain-containing protein, producing the protein MTIAQEQIDFTGKTTWAMTVNGGIPGPTLRFQEGDFARIKVHNKMDVDTSIHWHGLLVPPGMDGVPYISFPPIAPGTTFVYEFPIRQSGTYWYHSHTMLQEQRGVYGSIVIEPPQKRFQVDRDYVILLSDWSDEDPHAILKTLKRGSEWYAMEKGSGQSIIGAAMLGMFGDYFTRELQRMPAMDIADVAYDRFLVNGKPEVNLTAEPGDTVRLRIIDGSATTFFHLEFSGGPMEIITADGIDVEPLKMQRFLIGVAETYDVLIKIPEKGAYEFRATAHDASGFTSVKIGDGVFHPAPDVPHPNLYHAMGNLSLKNIFAFTPAGSMDMPDRAVEAGEFDKPGSMMSMHSMGGMEGMDHSMGQGEMDHSSEGKGKGEHDSHGESDMKHGSSDMTGMQHDEESMSKMIHQDHKMMEMHHSKMKKSGHQVNASGKKFSNNFLPLASDVSSSENLAMDGMGDERPWPPYKQLRATQKTAFDQGKTVRDIRLTLDGDMERYVWFINKKALSESDSILIREGEIVRFIMINRTMMHHPMHLHGHFFRVINGQGDYSPLKHTVDVAPMSTTVIEFDANEPGDWFFHCHLLYHMESGMTRVVHYDKFTPPQEVTQIRPTLYNESWYFWGQAEILSSMTEGFITIADTRNNLTFEWEVGWQEVDETEWEGIFIWDRYFNRFFSIFAGADILGEESEIDHTRVILGIHYLMPFLIETRLWVDSDSGARISFEKEFAITPRFSLMGEAEYDTHESGWEGKAALNYSVCKNISLTGQWHSDFYWGGGLIVNF
- a CDS encoding redoxin domain-containing protein, coding for MLNVKVVVVTFETGFLARAYIDETGLKWPVLLDETREQYRVYGMLNAGFWDIWGPSTWWAYMKEIARGNFPKKPHDKTDVSQRGGDILIDPAGTVRMHHVGKNPADRPAVATILSIIYQEQLKK